Proteins from one Thermobifida alba genomic window:
- the sucC gene encoding ADP-forming succinate--CoA ligase subunit beta, with amino-acid sequence MDLFEYQAKALFAEYGVPVPQGKVASTPEEVRAIAEEFAAAGKSRVVVKAQVKTGGRGKAGGVKVADGPEDAVAKAEQILGMDIKGHTVHRVLVEEASDIAEEYYFSFLLDRANRSFLSICSAEGGMEIEEVAATNPEAVAKVSIDPLKGAPADVAADIVAQGKLPEAAAQGAVEVITKLWDVFVGKDATLVEVNPLILTKDGRVVALDGKVTLDDNAEFRQDLASLASAAEGDPLEVKAKEKGLNYVKLDGEVGIIGNGAGLVMSTLDVVAYAGEQYGGVKPANFLDIGGGASAEVMANGLEIILGDPAVKSVFVNVFGGITACDAVANGIVQALELLESRGEDVTKPLVVRLDGNNAELGRSILNDRNHPAVRQVDTMDGAAAQAAELAAK; translated from the coding sequence GTGGACCTGTTCGAATACCAGGCGAAGGCACTCTTCGCGGAATATGGGGTCCCGGTACCCCAGGGGAAGGTGGCGAGCACGCCCGAGGAGGTGCGTGCCATCGCCGAAGAGTTCGCGGCCGCGGGCAAGTCCCGTGTCGTGGTCAAGGCCCAGGTCAAGACCGGAGGCCGGGGCAAGGCGGGCGGTGTCAAGGTGGCCGACGGCCCCGAGGACGCGGTCGCCAAGGCCGAGCAGATCCTCGGTATGGACATCAAGGGCCACACCGTCCACCGGGTCCTCGTCGAAGAGGCCAGCGACATCGCCGAGGAGTACTACTTCTCCTTCCTGCTGGACCGCGCGAACCGCTCCTTCCTCTCCATCTGCTCCGCCGAGGGCGGCATGGAGATCGAAGAGGTCGCGGCGACCAACCCCGAGGCTGTTGCGAAGGTCTCCATCGACCCCCTCAAGGGCGCCCCCGCCGACGTCGCCGCCGACATCGTCGCCCAGGGCAAGCTCCCCGAGGCCGCCGCCCAGGGCGCCGTCGAGGTGATCACCAAGCTGTGGGACGTCTTCGTCGGCAAGGACGCGACCCTCGTCGAGGTCAACCCGCTCATCCTCACCAAGGACGGCCGTGTGGTCGCCCTCGACGGCAAGGTGACGCTGGACGACAACGCCGAGTTCCGGCAGGACCTGGCGTCGCTGGCCTCCGCCGCCGAAGGCGACCCGCTGGAGGTCAAGGCCAAGGAGAAGGGCCTCAACTACGTCAAGCTCGACGGTGAGGTCGGCATCATCGGCAACGGCGCCGGACTCGTCATGTCCACCCTGGACGTCGTCGCCTACGCCGGCGAGCAGTACGGCGGCGTCAAGCCCGCCAACTTCCTCGACATCGGCGGCGGCGCGTCCGCCGAGGTCATGGCCAACGGCCTGGAGATCATCCTCGGCGACCCCGCGGTCAAGAGCGTCTTCGTCAACGTCTTCGGCGGCATCACCGCCTGCGACGCGGTCGCCAACGGCATCGTGCAGGCGCTCGAACTGCTGGAGTCCAGGGGCGAGGACGTGACCAAGCCGCTGGTGGTGCGCCTGGACGGCAACAACGCCGAGCTCGGCCGCTCGATCCTCAACGACCGTAACCACCCGGCGGTCCGCCAGGTGGACACCATGGACGGCGCCGCCGCACAGGCCGCCGAACTGGCCGCGAAGTAA
- a CDS encoding TSUP family transporter, with the protein MDVEIVALLMAAAVAAGWIDAVVGGGGLLMLPALLVAFPTTPVAAVLGTNKLTAIFGTCSAAITYARGVKSEARVVWPAAGLALLGAGCGAALAGAVSSAALRPIIMVVLLAVALFVVLRPAVGRFAEPRLRTPARMAVAVLVAGLGIGCYDGLIGPGTGTFLIIALTSIIGLDFVTASASAKIINTATNLGAVIVFAANGDVMWLIGLGLAVCNIVGAQVGARMALRRGTGFVRGVLLVVVVLLVVRLGIDQFA; encoded by the coding sequence ATGGACGTCGAGATCGTCGCGTTGCTCATGGCTGCGGCAGTCGCCGCCGGATGGATCGACGCCGTCGTGGGCGGCGGCGGACTGCTCATGCTTCCCGCCCTGCTCGTGGCCTTCCCGACCACGCCGGTGGCCGCGGTGCTCGGCACCAACAAGCTGACCGCGATCTTCGGCACCTGCTCGGCGGCCATCACCTACGCCCGCGGGGTCAAGTCCGAGGCCCGGGTGGTGTGGCCGGCGGCCGGACTGGCCCTCCTCGGTGCGGGCTGCGGAGCAGCGCTCGCCGGAGCGGTGTCCTCCGCGGCGCTGCGCCCCATCATCATGGTGGTGCTGTTGGCCGTCGCGCTCTTCGTGGTCCTGCGCCCCGCGGTGGGGCGGTTCGCCGAACCGAGGCTGCGCACCCCCGCCCGCATGGCCGTCGCGGTACTGGTGGCGGGCCTGGGAATCGGCTGCTACGACGGCCTCATCGGACCGGGCACAGGAACCTTCCTGATCATCGCGCTGACCTCGATCATCGGCCTGGACTTCGTCACCGCCTCGGCGTCCGCCAAGATCATCAACACGGCCACCAACCTCGGCGCCGTCATCGTCTTCGCCGCCAACGGCGACGTGATGTGGCTGATCGGACTGGGGCTGGCGGTGTGCAACATCGTCGGAGCGCAGGTGGGGGCGCGCATGGCGCTGCGCCGCGGAACGGGGTTCGTGCGCGGTGTGCTGCTGGTGGTCGTGGTGCTCCTGGTAGTCCGGCTCGGCATCGACCAGTTCGCCTGA
- the pcrA gene encoding DNA helicase PcrA, with amino-acid sequence MSSQEQLLEGLNEPQRAAVLHQGGPLLIVAGAGSGKTRVLTHRIAYLLAERGVRPGEVLAITFTNKAAAEMRERIERLLGERTANAMWVMTFHSACVRILRREAGRLGYPSSFTIYDSADSRRLMQLVCRELDLDPKRFPPKSFSAQVSNLKNELVDYDTFADRAANEQERVLAEAYKLYQQRLYEAGAMDFDDLIMVTVHLLQIFPEVTEHYRRRFRHLLVDEYQDTNHAQYALVRELVGEADPATPGPELCVVGDADQSIYAFRGATIRNILEFERDYPQATTILLEQNYRSTQNILNAANAVIERNAERRPKNLWSARGEGPPIVGYVADNEHDEAAFVVREIDSLTDAGACAPGDVAVFYRTNAQSRVLEEVFVRTGLPYRIVGGVRFYERKEIRDILAYLRVLANPEDTVSLRRILNVPKRGIGDRAEAVIEMFAARERITFAQALRRADEAPGIATRSLKAIKEFVALLEELEALVATSSPAEMVEAVLERTGYLNELVNSKDIQDESRVENLEEFVGVAREFEASFDAVAVDDDTAEAGDGAAEPTLVDFLEQISLIADADQVPDADEQGGAVTLMTLHSAKGLEFPVVFLTGLEDGVFPHLRTLGDRSALEEERRLAYVGITRAQERLYLSRAAVRSSWGAPAYNPASRFLDEIPAELVTWRREESSMESLRRSASPARGAAARRPERRVPSLRPGDKVNHDSFGLGTVLLVDGTGDRTKIRVDFGADVGEKDLMVRFAPIEKL; translated from the coding sequence GTGTCCTCCCAAGAGCAGCTTCTCGAAGGTCTCAACGAGCCCCAGCGCGCCGCCGTGCTCCACCAGGGCGGTCCGCTGCTGATCGTCGCCGGGGCGGGGTCGGGCAAGACCCGCGTCCTCACCCACCGCATCGCGTACCTGCTGGCCGAACGGGGGGTCCGCCCCGGCGAGGTGCTCGCGATCACCTTCACCAACAAGGCCGCGGCGGAGATGAGGGAGCGCATCGAACGGCTGCTCGGCGAGCGCACGGCCAACGCGATGTGGGTGATGACCTTCCACTCGGCGTGCGTGCGCATCCTGCGCCGCGAGGCCGGACGCCTGGGGTACCCGAGCAGTTTCACCATCTACGACTCCGCCGACTCCCGGAGGCTGATGCAGCTGGTCTGCCGGGAACTCGACCTGGACCCCAAGCGCTTCCCGCCCAAGTCGTTCTCCGCACAGGTGTCGAACCTCAAGAACGAACTGGTGGACTACGACACCTTCGCCGACCGGGCCGCCAACGAGCAGGAGCGCGTCCTCGCCGAGGCGTACAAGCTCTACCAGCAGCGCCTGTACGAGGCGGGCGCGATGGACTTCGACGACCTGATCATGGTCACCGTCCACCTGCTGCAGATATTCCCGGAGGTCACCGAGCACTACCGGCGGCGGTTCCGGCACCTGCTGGTGGACGAGTACCAGGACACCAACCACGCCCAGTACGCGCTGGTGCGGGAACTCGTGGGGGAGGCCGACCCCGCGACGCCCGGGCCGGAGCTGTGCGTGGTGGGCGACGCCGACCAGTCCATCTACGCCTTCCGCGGGGCCACGATCCGCAACATCCTGGAGTTCGAGCGCGACTATCCGCAGGCCACGACCATCCTGCTGGAGCAGAACTACCGCTCCACCCAGAACATCCTCAACGCGGCCAACGCCGTCATCGAACGCAACGCGGAGCGCCGCCCCAAGAACCTGTGGTCGGCGCGGGGGGAGGGGCCGCCCATCGTCGGCTACGTCGCCGACAACGAGCACGACGAGGCGGCGTTCGTCGTCCGGGAGATCGACTCCCTCACCGACGCGGGCGCCTGCGCCCCCGGCGACGTCGCGGTGTTCTACCGGACCAACGCCCAGTCCCGGGTGCTGGAGGAGGTGTTCGTCCGCACCGGGCTGCCGTACCGGATCGTCGGCGGGGTGCGGTTCTACGAGCGCAAGGAGATCCGCGACATCCTCGCCTACCTGCGGGTGCTGGCCAACCCCGAGGACACGGTGAGCCTGCGCCGGATTCTGAACGTGCCCAAGCGGGGCATCGGCGACCGGGCCGAGGCGGTGATCGAGATGTTCGCCGCCCGGGAGCGGATCACCTTCGCCCAGGCCCTGCGCCGCGCGGACGAGGCGCCGGGGATCGCGACCCGCTCCCTCAAGGCGATCAAGGAGTTCGTCGCCCTCCTGGAGGAACTGGAGGCGCTGGTCGCCACGAGCAGTCCGGCCGAGATGGTCGAGGCGGTGCTGGAACGCACCGGCTACCTGAACGAACTCGTCAACTCCAAGGACATCCAGGATGAGAGCCGGGTGGAGAACCTGGAGGAGTTCGTCGGGGTCGCCCGCGAGTTCGAGGCGTCCTTCGACGCCGTGGCCGTCGACGACGACACCGCGGAGGCGGGGGACGGCGCCGCCGAGCCCACCCTGGTGGACTTCCTGGAGCAGATCTCCCTCATCGCCGACGCCGACCAGGTCCCCGACGCCGACGAACAGGGCGGGGCGGTCACCCTCATGACCCTGCACTCGGCCAAGGGCCTGGAGTTTCCCGTGGTCTTCCTGACCGGCCTGGAGGACGGGGTCTTCCCGCACCTGCGGACGCTCGGCGACCGGTCGGCGCTGGAGGAGGAGCGGCGGCTGGCCTACGTGGGCATCACCCGGGCACAGGAGCGGCTCTACCTGAGCCGGGCCGCGGTGCGCAGCTCCTGGGGGGCGCCGGCCTACAACCCCGCGTCACGGTTCCTGGACGAGATCCCCGCGGAGCTGGTGACCTGGCGTCGCGAGGAGTCCTCGATGGAGTCGCTGAGGCGGTCCGCCTCCCCCGCCCGTGGCGCGGCGGCCCGCAGGCCGGAGCGCCGGGTGCCGTCGCTGCGCCCCGGGGACAAGGTCAACCACGACTCGTTCGGGCTGGGCACGGTGCTCCTGGTCGACGGGACCGGGGACCGCACCAAGATCCGTGTCGACTTCGGCGCGGACGTCGGGGAGAAGGACCTCATGGTCAGGTTCGCGCCGATCGAGAAGCTCTGA
- a CDS encoding nucleoside hydrolase: MRVFIDCDPGIDDALALAYLAADSSVEIVGVGTVYGNAAVETTTDNAVRLLRLFGRPDVPVSAGAARPLVQQPRLAAHVHGANGLGGIEVPAAERIDVSESAAEALVRLARSAPGQISVLALGPLTNLALALALEPQLPQLVDRVVVMGGAVRVPGNVTPWAEANVNNDPEAAEAVLGAGFDLTLVALDVTMRALATESWLEELAGMEGERARYAHRFLTYYVDWYTSFLGQRACAMHDPLAAAVLLDPALVTESVTLPVQVELTGTHTRGMTVADLRTRPESRSRAPVVLPTAVDVPEFLARMLRALA; this comes from the coding sequence GTGCGGGTGTTCATCGACTGCGACCCCGGGATCGACGACGCGTTGGCGCTGGCCTACCTGGCGGCGGACAGCAGTGTCGAGATCGTGGGCGTGGGGACGGTCTACGGCAACGCGGCCGTGGAGACCACCACGGACAACGCGGTGCGCCTGCTGCGGCTGTTCGGCAGGCCGGACGTCCCGGTCTCGGCGGGAGCGGCCCGTCCCCTGGTGCAGCAGCCCCGGCTGGCCGCGCACGTCCACGGCGCCAACGGGCTCGGCGGCATCGAGGTGCCCGCCGCCGAGCGGATCGACGTCTCCGAGTCCGCGGCCGAGGCGCTGGTGCGCCTGGCCCGCTCCGCTCCCGGGCAGATCAGCGTCCTGGCACTCGGTCCGCTCACCAACCTGGCCCTGGCCCTGGCCCTGGAGCCGCAGCTGCCGCAACTGGTGGACCGCGTCGTGGTGATGGGCGGCGCGGTGCGGGTCCCGGGCAATGTCACACCGTGGGCCGAGGCCAACGTCAACAACGACCCCGAGGCGGCCGAAGCCGTGCTGGGCGCGGGCTTCGACCTGACCCTGGTGGCCCTGGACGTCACCATGCGCGCCCTGGCGACGGAGTCGTGGCTGGAGGAACTGGCGGGGATGGAGGGCGAACGCGCCCGGTACGCGCACCGGTTCCTCACCTACTACGTGGACTGGTACACGTCGTTCCTGGGGCAGCGCGCGTGTGCGATGCACGACCCCCTGGCCGCGGCGGTGCTGCTCGACCCCGCGCTGGTGACGGAGTCGGTGACCCTCCCGGTGCAGGTGGAGCTGACCGGCACCCACACCCGCGGCATGACCGTCGCGGACCTGCGGACGAGGCCGGAGTCCAGGTCCCGTGCCCCGGTCGTGCTGCCCACCGCGGTGGACGTCCCCGAGTTCCTCGCCCGCATGCTGCGGGCGTTGGCCTGA
- a CDS encoding response regulator, whose translation MGEENTFASGRIPRVVIVDDHRLFRSGVRGELGDAVEVVGEAGDVDGAVHVISEQRPDLVLLDVHLPGGGGVEVLRRVLPKHPEIRFLALSVSDAAEDVIGVVRGGARGYVTKTISGKELADAIVRVADGDAVFSPRLAGFVLDAFAATDAPPVDPELDRLTQREREVLRLIARGYAYKEVARELFISVKTVETHVSSVLRKLQLSNRHELSRWATARKLV comes from the coding sequence GTGGGAGAAGAGAACACCTTCGCCAGTGGCCGTATCCCGCGGGTCGTGATCGTCGACGACCACCGGCTGTTCCGCAGCGGTGTACGCGGCGAGCTCGGTGACGCCGTCGAGGTCGTCGGGGAGGCCGGTGACGTCGACGGAGCGGTGCACGTCATCAGTGAACAGCGTCCCGACCTGGTCCTGCTCGACGTCCACCTGCCCGGCGGGGGAGGCGTCGAGGTGCTCCGCCGGGTCCTGCCGAAACACCCCGAGATCCGCTTCCTCGCCCTGTCGGTCTCCGACGCCGCCGAGGACGTCATCGGCGTGGTGCGCGGCGGCGCCCGCGGCTACGTCACCAAGACCATCTCCGGCAAGGAGCTCGCCGACGCGATCGTGCGCGTGGCCGACGGCGACGCCGTGTTCTCCCCCCGGCTGGCCGGCTTCGTCCTCGACGCCTTCGCGGCCACCGACGCGCCCCCCGTGGACCCCGAACTCGACCGCCTCACCCAGCGGGAACGCGAGGTGCTGCGGCTGATCGCGCGCGGCTACGCCTACAAGGAAGTCGCCCGGGAGCTGTTCATCTCGGTCAAGACCGTGGAGACCCACGTGTCCTCGGTGCTGCGCAAGCTCCAGCTGTCCAACCGGCACGAGCTGAGCCGCTGGGCCACCGCCCGCAAGCTCGTCTGA
- a CDS encoding ATP-binding protein codes for MTATTEETPRLYRGRDDRLLGGVCSGLARHLGIDPVVARLALLALSVGGVGIAVYLTLLLVVPVEPETEEEPSPDGAERTRRRGRDISQMLAYIALATGLGLLFLLFGGVLDPLLWFLVFGALGGTILWQQANPAERDEWVASTALRGKGWVRTGAGVLLVIVGVIGFLAFQQQLHEARAGLTFALTLLAGIALIVAPWIIGLVRERDRERRERIRSQERAELAAHIHDSVLHTLTLIQRRADDPREVQRLARVQERALRSWLYQRRTDDETTVSPALERVAAEVEEAHGVPIEVVCVGDCPLDDELRATLQAAREAMVNAAKYAGADTISVFCEVEPEEVLVFVRDRGTGFDLDAVPADRMGVRGSIIGRMERHGGHARVRTAPGEGTEVQLRMPRGPQTR; via the coding sequence GTGACCGCGACGACAGAAGAGACACCGCGGCTGTACCGGGGGAGGGACGACCGGCTGCTGGGCGGGGTCTGCTCCGGGCTGGCCCGCCACCTCGGCATCGACCCGGTCGTGGCGAGGCTGGCGCTGCTCGCGCTGTCCGTGGGCGGCGTCGGGATCGCCGTCTACCTCACCCTGCTGCTGGTCGTCCCGGTCGAACCCGAGACCGAGGAGGAGCCCTCCCCCGACGGGGCGGAGCGCACCCGCCGCAGGGGCCGCGACATCAGCCAGATGCTGGCCTACATCGCGCTGGCCACCGGCCTGGGGCTGCTCTTCCTGCTCTTCGGCGGCGTCCTCGACCCGCTGCTGTGGTTCCTGGTCTTCGGCGCGCTCGGCGGCACCATCCTGTGGCAGCAGGCCAACCCCGCCGAACGCGACGAATGGGTCGCCTCCACGGCCCTGCGCGGCAAGGGCTGGGTCCGCACCGGGGCGGGCGTCCTGCTCGTCATCGTCGGCGTCATCGGCTTCCTCGCCTTCCAGCAGCAGCTCCACGAGGCACGCGCGGGCCTCACCTTCGCACTCACCCTGCTGGCCGGGATCGCGCTGATCGTCGCCCCCTGGATCATCGGCCTGGTGCGGGAACGGGACCGGGAGCGCCGGGAGCGCATCCGCAGCCAGGAACGCGCCGAACTGGCCGCGCACATCCACGACTCCGTGCTGCACACGCTCACCCTCATCCAGCGCCGCGCCGACGACCCGCGCGAGGTCCAGCGGCTGGCCCGGGTCCAGGAACGGGCGCTGCGCAGCTGGCTCTACCAGCGCCGTACCGACGACGAGACCACCGTCTCGCCGGCCCTGGAGCGGGTGGCCGCCGAGGTGGAGGAGGCCCACGGCGTGCCCATCGAAGTGGTCTGCGTGGGCGACTGCCCGCTCGACGACGAGCTGCGCGCCACCCTGCAGGCGGCCCGGGAAGCCATGGTGAACGCCGCCAAGTACGCGGGAGCGGACACGATCTCGGTGTTCTGCGAGGTCGAACCGGAGGAGGTGCTCGTCTTCGTCCGCGACCGCGGTACCGGGTTCGACCTGGACGCCGTGCCGGCCGACCGGATGGGCGTGCGCGGCTCGATCATCGGCCGCATGGAACGCCACGGCGGACACGCCCGCGTCCGCACCGCGCCGGGCGAGGGGACGGAGGTCCAGCTGCGCATGCCCCGCGGCCCCCAGACCCGTTAG
- a CDS encoding PspC domain-containing protein, producing the protein MVDGEPRDEARAPESAAADTSPAAGAAERELRRDDAAGVITGVAAGLGRHTGIDPVVWRTAFAVTALGGGTGLWLYAFAWLLMRDARGGPALLEQLLNRRLSGEAVLALLGGGLALGTAFNLIGGFGWTTLVLAVPLVLGGLIAHNRGVDLSRVARQLPEWLTKREPPPNAPGSEPDPAYYNPAQPWAAAPSGPIDLAVVARQSAAREAPDPDDEEDEDSGEDRERPPRPKDRDDAAARPSPRRGVSLLGVSAWIVAALTAVVFVHAGGVSVGALLSPQAAPLYLGGVITVCGVVLVVGTWAGNPRGVAPVAALVTVLAVAATTTDLTQLRFGDARWRPAAVSEVREPFELGVGQARLDLTALPLEPGQEVTVRVRVGFGSLDVLVPDSTRAVVHGRAGFGRVALADRVSQLGVGLALHDTLEPVSGSGGDGAAEEAVSEAPTLNLVLDSYAGDLEVWHVAA; encoded by the coding sequence ATGGTGGATGGCGAGCCGAGGGATGAGGCGAGGGCGCCGGAGTCCGCCGCGGCGGACACGTCCCCGGCGGCCGGGGCCGCGGAACGCGAGCTGCGTCGGGACGACGCCGCCGGCGTGATCACCGGCGTGGCCGCGGGACTGGGACGGCACACCGGGATCGACCCGGTGGTGTGGCGTACCGCGTTCGCGGTGACCGCGTTGGGCGGGGGGACCGGACTGTGGCTGTACGCCTTCGCGTGGCTGCTGATGCGTGACGCACGCGGCGGCCCCGCCCTGCTCGAACAGCTGCTGAACCGGCGGCTGAGCGGCGAGGCCGTGCTGGCGCTGCTCGGCGGCGGACTGGCCCTGGGGACGGCGTTCAACCTGATCGGCGGGTTCGGGTGGACGACGCTGGTACTGGCGGTCCCGCTGGTCCTGGGGGGACTGATCGCGCACAACCGGGGGGTGGACCTGTCCCGGGTCGCCCGGCAGTTGCCGGAGTGGTTGACGAAGCGGGAACCGCCGCCGAACGCTCCCGGTTCCGAGCCGGACCCCGCCTACTACAACCCGGCGCAGCCCTGGGCCGCGGCCCCGAGCGGGCCGATCGACCTGGCGGTGGTGGCTCGGCAGAGCGCCGCACGGGAGGCCCCGGACCCCGACGACGAGGAGGACGAGGACTCCGGCGAGGACCGGGAGCGGCCGCCGCGGCCGAAGGACCGGGACGACGCCGCGGCGCGGCCCTCCCCGCGGCGGGGGGTGAGCCTGCTCGGCGTCTCGGCCTGGATCGTGGCGGCGCTGACCGCGGTGGTGTTCGTGCACGCCGGCGGGGTGTCGGTGGGCGCCCTGCTGTCGCCGCAGGCCGCTCCGCTCTACCTGGGCGGGGTCATCACGGTGTGCGGTGTGGTGCTCGTCGTCGGCACGTGGGCGGGGAACCCGCGCGGGGTGGCTCCGGTCGCCGCGCTGGTGACGGTGCTGGCCGTGGCCGCGACGACGACGGACCTGACGCAGTTGCGGTTCGGTGACGCGAGGTGGCGTCCGGCGGCGGTCTCCGAGGTGCGGGAACCGTTCGAGTTGGGGGTCGGCCAGGCCCGCCTGGACCTGACCGCACTGCCCCTGGAACCGGGGCAGGAGGTGACGGTGCGCGTACGGGTCGGCTTCGGGTCGCTGGACGTCCTCGTTCCCGACTCGACGCGCGCCGTGGTCCACGGCCGGGCCGGGTTCGGCCGGGTCGCCCTCGCCGACAGGGTGTCGCAGTTGGGGGTCGGGCTGGCCCTGCACGACACCCTGGAGCCGGTGTCGGGTTCCGGTGGGGACGGGGCAGCGGAAGAGGCGGTGTCGGAGGCGCCGACGCTGAACCTCGTCCTGGATTCCTACGCGGGAGATCTGGAGGTGTGGCATGTCGCGGCGTAG
- a CDS encoding (2Fe-2S)-binding protein, translating to MPDIGVTVDGVRHDDEVEAWLPLARYLRERVGGGGVVPPECETAECGGCTVLVDGAAVKSCLMLAVQADGCAVTTVEGLADDLVARPLARALRRHAQRCARCLPGLVVAATDLLRNRPDPSEQEIHEGLAGVRCRCGDDADVVRAVRAAADSLGVWGTRQTGVREVG from the coding sequence TTGCCCGACATCGGTGTCACCGTCGACGGCGTGCGCCACGACGACGAGGTGGAGGCGTGGCTGCCGCTCGCCCGGTACCTGCGGGAACGGGTGGGCGGTGGCGGCGTCGTGCCCCCGGAGTGCGAGACGGCGGAGTGCGGTGGGTGCACCGTGCTGGTGGACGGGGCGGCCGTCAAGAGCTGCCTGATGCTGGCGGTCCAGGCCGACGGGTGCGCGGTCACCACCGTCGAGGGGCTGGCGGACGACCTCGTGGCGCGGCCCCTCGCCCGTGCGTTGCGGCGGCACGCCCAGCGGTGCGCGCGGTGCCTGCCGGGGCTGGTCGTGGCGGCGACGGACCTGCTGCGGAACCGTCCCGACCCCTCCGAACAGGAGATCCATGAGGGGCTGGCGGGCGTCCGGTGCCGCTGCGGGGACGACGCCGACGTCGTGCGCGCGGTGCGTGCGGCCGCGGACTCCCTGGGGGTCTGGGGGACTCGGCAGACCGGTGTCCGGGAGGTCGGATGA
- a CDS encoding FAD binding domain-containing protein: MRGDSGVLPPEFEYVRARDVAEAVRVLDDSAEGRVLAGGQSLLPLLRSRRVLPDVLVDLGGVAELHGVRDEGDALWIGALSTHHEVACDPLVRAHAPLLAQAAAAVADPAVRRRGTVGGALAHADPVFDLPAVAVALGAECRVAGPEGERGVPAARFFVGAGAAAIGPNEVVTGLRVPRWPGWSFHYERFPSDGRSWAVAGAAAGVRLVDGHIAAARVVLGNLGPTPLRASAVEAACAGLPARAAPVRAAARAVDADVVPPDAVGDQDRQRGLARVLAGRALIAAAEV, from the coding sequence ATGAGGGGGGACAGCGGCGTGCTGCCGCCGGAGTTCGAGTACGTGCGGGCACGCGACGTCGCCGAGGCGGTCCGGGTGCTGGACGACAGCGCGGAGGGGCGGGTGCTGGCGGGCGGCCAGAGCCTGCTGCCGCTGCTGCGGTCGCGCCGGGTCCTCCCGGACGTGCTGGTGGATCTGGGCGGGGTGGCGGAGCTGCACGGGGTGCGCGACGAGGGCGACGCGCTGTGGATCGGCGCGCTGTCCACCCACCACGAGGTGGCGTGCGACCCGCTGGTACGCGCGCACGCTCCGCTGCTGGCACAGGCCGCGGCGGCGGTCGCCGACCCCGCGGTGCGGCGCCGCGGAACCGTGGGCGGGGCGCTGGCGCACGCCGATCCGGTCTTCGACCTGCCCGCGGTGGCGGTGGCCCTGGGCGCGGAGTGCCGTGTCGCGGGCCCCGAGGGGGAACGCGGTGTCCCGGCGGCGCGCTTCTTCGTGGGCGCGGGAGCCGCCGCGATCGGTCCGAACGAGGTGGTGACCGGTCTGCGTGTGCCCCGGTGGCCCGGCTGGTCGTTCCACTACGAGAGGTTCCCCTCGGACGGGAGGTCGTGGGCGGTCGCGGGGGCCGCCGCGGGGGTGCGGCTGGTGGACGGGCACATCGCCGCGGCCCGGGTGGTGCTGGGCAACCTGGGGCCGACCCCGCTGCGGGCCTCGGCGGTGGAGGCCGCGTGCGCGGGGCTTCCCGCCCGGGCCGCTCCGGTGCGTGCGGCGGCGCGGGCCGTCGACGCGGACGTCGTGCCGCCCGACGCCGTCGGCGACCAGGACCGGCAGCGCGGCCTGGCCCGGGTGCTGGCCGGTCGGGCGCTGATCGCCGCCGCGGAGGTGTGA